The genomic segment TCTTCTAAAGATGGTGTGGTTGGTATGTCCTGAACCATCTTTTTCAATTCATTGAAGTACCTGACAGTCTCTCCAAGCACAGATGCTTTATCCTGCTGTTTAGTTTcattaaacataataataataaaaagtgttaATTTCTGTggctttatatgttttttttgtgtgtaattgGATGCAGAGCTATAAACTTACTTTGACCAAGTTTGGAAGAATAGTGCGGAGAGTTGCAAATTGGCAGTTAATTCTAAgccgtcttcttctctctgcgTCACTATGTTTCTTTGCAGCAGCTTCTTTTGATTCGGTTTTCGATTTTGGCTTTGTTGTGGCTGAGAAACCTCTGGAGAACAGCTTGCTGCTTGTGGCTGCGGCTGCACCTGCGAAGAAAACATTTCTTCCCATTGTTGTTGAATACGCTGTTGGTTTGTAACACCGTGCAATCGGAGGCATCATCCCTTGCTCTAACTGCATTAAACACACAACACAGGAAAGGATTGAttcagaggaggaagaaaacaTACAAAAGATGAATAATTTTTCGATTGATGATGGGAGAAGGAAGTAACAGAGAGGCTTACATGGTGAAGTAAAACCATGGATGGCGACACAGAGAGAAGGAGACGTACGTAGTAGAACAATGGAGGGAATGTTAATtttgttgtatgttttataaGAAGAAAGATATGGACAAGATGCCCAAAAGggtaataataactaataaatgcGGGATTAATGAGAAATAAACACGAGAATATATTGTAATAACTCTAGTAATCTTTTAAGTATATAATAACTCAAGAGGGGATAACAAATATAATGATTGAGATTAGCAAAGGAAAACGAAAGATGGGTTTTCATGAATCGAAAagtaagtttttaatttaacgTTGTTTTGGATTTATGAATGATTTAGGattagcaaacaaaaaaagcaacgCGTTTGTTTTATTACACGAGTGAAACCTCTGTCCAGCGTAAAGGGTTTCGTTAAAAAGCTTCAAGATACATTAACACTAAAAACAAAGTTTtctaagagagaaaaaaatccTCCCTATCTCTTCTGTGGAATCAATCAAACTAATGGTTAAGCTGTCTAAATGGTGATCTGTCTTCTTCAATTACAGCATCGTCATGCTTCATTGccaatcttggagaaccaataGTTTCGCCATAGTTGTTCTCTTTACCAAATTCATCACAACATTGTGTAACTCTCTCCAAAGCTTTCATCAGCTTCGTGTCTCCATCACACAGCTTCAACATTCCATCCTCTACTTCGCtgataaaactcaaaatatttcctttttctgatGACAAACTCGCAACTTCCTTTAATAGCTCTGTCTTTTCCGCTTCTGAGGTTTTTAGCTTTGCCTGCATTTTTGTGGTTACTTCTTCCAACTCTCTCTGCTTAGTTTTCAGTTCAGCTCCTAATTTTGTTGCTTCTTGTCCGAAACAAGAAGCATATTCACCTGATGTTTTGAGTTTCTGGCTGAGACTAAAGATTTCCCCTTCAAGCTCTatgatcatcatcttttttGATTCAGTTTCTACCGCGGTAAGAATCTGCGTAGCAGCGAGTTTCTCCCATGCTTTGTGGAGCATGTTAACCTCGTTTTGCTCCTCCTCCAGTAGCAAAGATACAGACTTGAATGAACCCTCCAATATATGCTTCACCTCCCGCAAGTCCTGGTCTTTCTGTTGTAAAGCACCTgcaaaaatctctctctctttctgcaGTTCCCTTTCAGTAACTATATGCGCAATAACGACATCCTCAAGCTCCCTTCTAAGTGATTCTTGTTCCAACAACTCTACCTCTCTCTGTAGATTTTCCAACATATCATCCTTATCCCTCATAAGTGTTTCTATCTCCGAATCAGACGATCTTGCAGAGCTGATAGCCTTTAGCTTATGCATCAGCTCATTCCTCTCTTGCATTATGGCTTCTCCAACTCCAACCTGTTCAAGAAGAGAAGCCTCTACTCTTTTGCGCAGGTTCTGGTTTTGCTCTAGTTCAGCTTTCAGCCTTTTAGCAATAGATTTCCAGATCCACAATTGGAATTCAATCTGGTACACTTCAGAGGTTTTATCAGATAATTCAGAATTTGCTGTTTCTAGGGCCTCAGAAACGTCAGCAAGTTTCCGTTTCGAGTCGTTCTCCACCTCTACGACTTTCTCTTGCAAGAGAAGTTGACTTTTGGTAGACTCCTCGAGCCTCTCCTTGTAATTATCAAGCTCCTGTTGCCTATGCTCTTCGTTTAGACCAATGGCCTCACTTTTTTTAACCAATGAGGCAGTCTTCTCAACCTCTTCTGCCAACTTGGCATAGGCAATGTCCACCTTGCTGCAGAGTTCTCTAATATTCTCCTTGGAATCACTTTCAAGCTGCGAAATCTGCTCCTCTAAAAGCACCCGACACTTGTGTGATTCCTCAAGCATCTCCTTATACTTCTGAATTTCTTTTTCCAACACTAAATTCTTCTCTTTGACAAAACCAAAGGACTCAATCTGCCTTGTTAAAGCCACCACTTTCTCACGTTCTGCAACGAGATCTGAGTTTGTGTTGTCCAGTGCATCACAGACTTGTAGAAGTTTCTCTTCATAATCATTTTCAgcctcttttagtttttgtttcatctGAGTTTGGAATCTAGAGGAttcctcaaccatttctttGTAGCTCTCTACTTCTTTTTCCATCTGAACATTCTGATCTTCCAAAAGATCCAGCATGTCTATTCTTTTCAGTAAGCATGCGACCCTTTCCcgttcttcttcaatctctagATGCGCCTTGGCCAGCGCAGCATTCTTTTGATCTAGCTGCTCCATCAATAGGGAATagctcttttcttctcttttctcatcCTTGATTTGTTCATCCTCAACATTTGCAAGCCTTGACTGAGCCTCGGAGACTGTTCTACTTAGTACTAGATACATAACCGAGATCTCTTCGTACTGTAGTCTCATTTTAGCTGCAGAAGAATGGCAGTTTTCAAGTTCCAACTCGACATCTTTCAGTGCTGCCTCCTTGCTTTGCAACCGCAACTGATAATCATTTATGTCTTCTGCCATCTTCTCCAGTCGAGAACTCCATTCAGCTTCTTTGCTTCTCAAGTTAGCTGAGCAGGTCTTATGAATGTTT from the Camelina sativa cultivar DH55 chromosome 12, Cs, whole genome shotgun sequence genome contains:
- the LOC104729354 gene encoding uncharacterized protein At4g38062-like, whose product is MEKKVFEELDELKAENVKLRIECRNKTELLENLNKLQKEQLAEIREARLVNEKQCFEIEEKTRLVSELKRANEDLQRCLIEKDSVLKLVNVANDKLRANGEDKYREFEEEKRSMLSALDEANEKNIDLEQRNNVYRAEIEGLKGLLGVAEKKRIQVEKTLEAMKETRGRDDVVVKVEEEKTQVEEKLKWKKEQFKHLEEAYEKLQNLFRDSKKEWEVDRSTLLEDIYSLQTKLDSLTRISEDLQKKLQMCNSALTQEETRRKHLEIQVSEFKTRYEDAFAEYQDARTQLDHLAGKRDEEVAELRQSLSIKETYLKEMKYENRKLEQENHELLGSLKELQEATIQGSGNSALSKLKNKFRNLENIHKTCSANLRSKEAEWSSRLEKMAEDINDYQLRLQSKEAALKDVELELENCHSSAAKMRLQYEEISVMYLVLSRTVSEAQSRLANVEDEQIKDEKREEKSYSLLMEQLDQKNAALAKAHLEIEEERERVACLLKRIDMLDLLEDQNVQMEKEVESYKEMVEESSRFQTQMKQKLKEAENDYEEKLLQVCDALDNTNSDLVAEREKVVALTRQIESFGFVKEKNLVLEKEIQKYKEMLEESHKCRVLLEEQISQLESDSKENIRELCSKVDIAYAKLAEEVEKTASLVKKSEAIGLNEEHRQQELDNYKERLEESTKSQLLLQEKVVEVENDSKRKLADVSEALETANSELSDKTSEVYQIEFQLWIWKSIAKRLKAELEQNQNLRKRVEASLLEQVGVGEAIMQERNELMHKLKAISSARSSDSEIETLMRDKDDMLENLQREVELLEQESLRRELEDVVIAHIVTERELQKEREIFAGALQQKDQDLREVKHILEGSFKSVSLLLEEEQNEVNMLHKAWEKLAATQILTAVETESKKMMIIELEGEIFSLSQKLKTSGEYASCFGQEATKLGAELKTKQRELEEVTTKMQAKLKTSEAEKTELLKEVASLSSEKGNILSFISEVEDGMLKLCDGDTKLMKALERVTQCCDEFGKENNYGETIGSPRLAMKHDDAVIEEDRSPFRQLNH